A single genomic interval of Lepidochelys kempii isolate rLepKem1 chromosome 13, rLepKem1.hap2, whole genome shotgun sequence harbors:
- the NSFL1C gene encoding NSFL1 cofactor p47 isoform X1 translates to MADRQEALREFVAVTGTEEERARFFLESAGWDLQIALASFYEDGGDEDIVTLPQPTASSVSRGTAPSDHRVTSFRDLVHAQEDDDEEEEGQRFYAGGSERSGQQIVGPPRKKSPNELVEDLFKGAKEHGAVAVDRPAKSPGESSRPKPFAGGGYRLGAAPEEESAYVSGERRQHSGQDVHIVLKLWKSGFSLDNGELRSYQDPSNAQFLESIRRGEVPAELRRLARGGQVNLDMEDHRDEDFVKSKGAFRAFTGEGQKLGSTAPQVMGTSSPAQQAENEAKASSSITIDESEPTTNIQIRLADGGRLVQKFNHSHSIRDIRLFIVDARPAMAATSFVLMTTFPNKELSDEDQTLKEANLLNAVIVQRLI, encoded by the exons ATTGCTCTAGCTAGTTTTTATGAGGACGGGGGTGATGAAGATATTGTAACGCTTCCTCAGCCAACTGCCAGCTCTGTGTCCAGAGGCACTGCACCCAG TGACCACCGGGTGACATCATTCAGAGACCTTGTTCATGCtcaagaagatgatgatgaagaggaAGAGGGACAACG GTTCTATGCTGGGGGCTCGGAAAGAAGTGGGCAGCAGATCGTTGGCCCGCCAAGGAAGAAAAGCCCCAATGAGCTGGTGGAGGATCTGTTCAAAGGAGCTAAGGAGCATGGAGCGGTGGCTGTCGATCGGCCAGCTAAGAGCCCCGGCGAGAGCAGCAGACCAAAA CCATTTGCAGGGGGAGGGTACcgccttggagctgctccagaGGAGGAGTCGGCCTATGTGTCAGGAGAGAGGAGGCAGCATTCTGGTCAGGAT GTACATATCGTATTGAAGCTGTGGAAGAGTGGATTCAGCCTAGACAATGGGGAGCTGAGGAGCTACCAAGACCCATCCAATGCCCAGTTTCTGGAGTCTATCCGCAGAGG GGAAGTCCCAGCCGAGCTCCGCAGGTTAGCACGCGGTGGACAAGTGAACTTGGATATGGAGGACCACCGTGACGAGGATTTTGTGAAATCCAAAGGTGCCTTCAGGGCTTTCACTGGAGAGGGGCAGAAACTGGGCAG CACTGCCCCCCAGGTGATGGGCACCAGCTCTCCAGCACAGCAGGCAGAGAACGAAGCCAAAGCCAGTTCTTCTATCACCATTGATGAATCAGAGCCCACCACCAACATCCAAATCCGGCTCGCTGATGGCGGGCGATTGGTCCAGAAATTTAACCACAGCCACAG CATCCGTGACATCCGGCTCTTCATAGTAGATGCCCGGCCAGCGATGGCTGCTACCAGCTTTGTCCTCATGACCACCTTCCCGAATAAAGAGCTGTCTGACGAGGACCAAACCCTGAAGGAAGCCAACCTGCTCAACGCTGTCATCGTCCAGCGATTAATATAA
- the NSFL1C gene encoding NSFL1 cofactor p47 isoform X2 encodes MADRQEALREFVAVTGTEEERARFFLESAGWDLQIALASFYEDGGDEDIVTLPQPTASSVSRGTAPSDHRVTSFRDLVHAQEDDDEEEEGQRFYAGGSERSGQQIVGPPRKKSPNELVEDLFKGAKEHGAVAVDRPAKSPGESSRPKVHIVLKLWKSGFSLDNGELRSYQDPSNAQFLESIRRGEVPAELRRLARGGQVNLDMEDHRDEDFVKSKGAFRAFTGEGQKLGSTAPQVMGTSSPAQQAENEAKASSSITIDESEPTTNIQIRLADGGRLVQKFNHSHSIRDIRLFIVDARPAMAATSFVLMTTFPNKELSDEDQTLKEANLLNAVIVQRLI; translated from the exons ATTGCTCTAGCTAGTTTTTATGAGGACGGGGGTGATGAAGATATTGTAACGCTTCCTCAGCCAACTGCCAGCTCTGTGTCCAGAGGCACTGCACCCAG TGACCACCGGGTGACATCATTCAGAGACCTTGTTCATGCtcaagaagatgatgatgaagaggaAGAGGGACAACG GTTCTATGCTGGGGGCTCGGAAAGAAGTGGGCAGCAGATCGTTGGCCCGCCAAGGAAGAAAAGCCCCAATGAGCTGGTGGAGGATCTGTTCAAAGGAGCTAAGGAGCATGGAGCGGTGGCTGTCGATCGGCCAGCTAAGAGCCCCGGCGAGAGCAGCAGACCAAAA GTACATATCGTATTGAAGCTGTGGAAGAGTGGATTCAGCCTAGACAATGGGGAGCTGAGGAGCTACCAAGACCCATCCAATGCCCAGTTTCTGGAGTCTATCCGCAGAGG GGAAGTCCCAGCCGAGCTCCGCAGGTTAGCACGCGGTGGACAAGTGAACTTGGATATGGAGGACCACCGTGACGAGGATTTTGTGAAATCCAAAGGTGCCTTCAGGGCTTTCACTGGAGAGGGGCAGAAACTGGGCAG CACTGCCCCCCAGGTGATGGGCACCAGCTCTCCAGCACAGCAGGCAGAGAACGAAGCCAAAGCCAGTTCTTCTATCACCATTGATGAATCAGAGCCCACCACCAACATCCAAATCCGGCTCGCTGATGGCGGGCGATTGGTCCAGAAATTTAACCACAGCCACAG CATCCGTGACATCCGGCTCTTCATAGTAGATGCCCGGCCAGCGATGGCTGCTACCAGCTTTGTCCTCATGACCACCTTCCCGAATAAAGAGCTGTCTGACGAGGACCAAACCCTGAAGGAAGCCAACCTGCTCAACGCTGTCATCGTCCAGCGATTAATATAA